From the Candidatus Hydrogenedens sp. genome, the window GACAATTTGAAGCATGGGAATATAAAACGATGGAAGGGGTACATCGCAAACTCACTTTTGCACGTCAATCCTTGCTTGGTGAAATATCAAGATACAATTTGGAAGATTATATTATCTGGAAGTATGAGTATCCGCAAGACCCTGAGTATATTTATAAAAAATGGAAAGGGAACTCAGATACATTTCTAAGTCGCTTTGTTTTCCTACATCCTGAAATCTCACATCGTTTTAAGCGAAAGGCAATCTATTTCGGTTTTCGTGGGTTTATTGATATCTTCGTTTATCCTGTAACGGCTCCTCCTGATAAACGTATTCATAAAGATATCCACGACATTGAATCCCTTTTATGGGCAAATACAATAAATGGAAGGATTGACTTGGGTGAACCAAAAGCCTAACCTATTTAATTTTGAATTCCAGTGTAAAAAATAATAATATAAAAGAAATAAATTTATACTATAAATTTTAGTATATAAAAATAAATGTTTATAAAGGAGTAACAACATGATAATAGGAATCCCAAAAGAAATTAAACCGGGCGAAAAAAGAGTAGGTATTGTTCCATCTGGTGTTTCTGCTTTTGTAGCACATGGTCATAAGGTCCTTGTGGAGAAAGGAGCAGGTTTGGGTAGTGGGATTCCCGATGATAATTATCGTAAGGCTGGGGCAAAAATTATCTCGTCTGCGAAACAAATTTGGGAACAGGCAGACATGATAATTAAGGTAAAGGAACCCTTAGATAATGAAATAAAATTATGTCGACCAGGACAAATCTTATATACATATCTTCATTTAGCATCGAATGAAGTTCTAACCCGTGGTTTGTTAGAACAACAAATAGTCGGTGTGGCATATGAAACTATTCAATTAGATGACGGTTCCCTTCCTTTATTGACCCCAATGAGTGAGGTAGCAGGACGTCTATCTGTGCAAGTTGGGGCTCGTTGTTTAGAAGCCACTTACGGCGGTATGGGTGTATTATTAGGCGGTGTTTCTGGTGTAAAACCTGCAAAGGTTGTGATTTTAGGTGCTGGCGTTGCTGGATCCAATGCCTGCACTATTGCTGTGGGTATGGGTGCTCATGTCACTATTATTGATATTAATCCTGCACGACTACGGTATATTCAGGACATTATGCAGGGAAGAGTTACAACATTGATGTCAAACCGTGCAAATATTGCAGAAGAAGTCTCACAGGCTGATTTGTTAATCGGCTCCGTATTAGTTCCTGGAGCCAAAGCACCGCGACTGGTCACAAAGGATATGATTAAAAACATGAAACCAAATTCTGCAATTGTTGATATAGCCATTGACCAAGGGGGCTGTATCGAAACGTCAAAACCCACAACGCATGATAACCCTACCTATCGTGTAAATGATGTAATACATTATTGTGTAACGAATATGCCCGGTGCTGTCCCTCGAACATCAACTTATGCATTAACCAATGTTACATTAGGTTATGGTCTTATGATTGCCGATTTTGGCATTGACAAGGCAATTGCGAAGGATAAGGCACTCCGTAAAGGTATAAATTTATATAAGGGTAAAATTACATATAAGGCTGTGGCTGAAGCATTTAATATGGATTGGGAGGAAATAGGCTAACAAATATATATAAAATACAAACCAAAATGTGTATAATACATCTAATGTTTTGAGTTTGACGACGATTAGACATAGGTAGGAGAATGAGGCTATGTATATCGCCATTCGTGATTCAGTCCTACTCGAGGTATTTCCAAACGTTGTAGAGGGAGCAAAATATCTCAATATAAATCATATTGAATTTCGGCTAAATAACAACTTTTCTGTTGCTAATTTAGAATCCGATGGCGAAATGTTATTAGAAACAGATGAACAAATTCTTTTATATAAAGAAGAATGTCAAAAACAAAACCTTATTGTTTCTGCCTTACTTACAGAGTTCGACCTTAGCATGGCATCGTTTGAGAAATCAGTAGAGTGGTTCAAAAAGGCTGTTCATATTGCTGAGGCACTGGAAGCAAAAGTAATTCGTATCGATTCAATGGTTCAGCAAGAGCATTTGTATACTTTTGGTAAAAAGGTAGAGTTGTATACAAATGTTTTCTCTGAAGTTATTGCTGAAACTGATGATACTGAGATAGAATTTGGTCTTGAAAATCATGGACGTGAAGGCAATAATCCTATCTTCCTATGGGCTGTTGTGAAGAATATTGATAGCCCACGGTTTGGATTAACATTAGATTTTGGCAATTTCTACTGGCGAGGCTATCCATTATCAGAAACGGAAACAATACTAAAATTGCTTGCTCCCTATACAAAACATACCCATATTAAAAATATTGCTTACCCAAAAACTGCACAGGAGATATATCGTGAAGTGGGTTGGGAATATGACACCTACGTTTGTCCTATATTTCAAGGCGATATAAATATCGAATCGGTGTTAATTGAATTAAAAAATGCCGACTATAACAATGTATTATGTATCGAAGATGAATCCTTACATCACTACTCAGACCCTGAAAAGAAGAAAGAAATTCTTCAAAAAGATACCGAATTTCTAATAGAGATAATGAATGATATTCATTTCGACAATTAGAATTATCCTGTCTTAAATTCTCATCTATATGTCGATTTAACAATATCGTTTTTATCATAAACTATATGAATATTTAGAGGTCTCAAAATATACATAAAAATGTTTTGTCAGAAAGGGTAATTTATTATGAGTATGATTTTTGTAGGTATGGTTTTAATTGTTTCTAATTTCCATGGGATAGATGATATTCCTTATGAACATTTTTTCCATGAGCCATTACCTGTTGAGGGATTGCCAGACCTATCAGGTAGTGTCACTTTACCATTATGTGTTATAAAAAATAAATTTAATAAAGTATATCTCGGAACAAGTGAGGGACTATTTCTATTTTCAGAGGAAAATAATCAATGGGTGGAGGTATCCTGTCTAACAGAAAAAGGTCCTATTTTTGCATTAAAAGCAATAAATGAAAACCTGATTTATATAGGTGCGTGGAACGGCTTTTACATAATGTCCAATGATAAAAGCCAAAAAGTAGATGAGATTGGTGATGTGCCTATTTCCGCTATAGATATTGTTGGGGAGTGTATTATTGTAGGAGGTCCTGATGGAATATGGCTATATCAGCCTAACCATGGCTGGCAGAAAAAAGAAATGACTATTCCAAGGAGTATACGTAATATTACATTAGTAAACGCTGATAACTTTTGGATTGCAACAGAAATTGGGCTTGTTTATGTTAAAGGTGGAGAAAAGATACATTATCAACACAAAGAAGATAAGTTTAGTAAAAGTGATGAAGAGAAAGAATTAATCTCCAATAATTTATTATCGCTTTGTTCCTTATCTAATGATGAATTATGGGCTGGAGGTTTGGGAGGCATTACTGTATTAAGAAATGAGAAAGTAAAATACAAATACCTATATCATGAATTTCCAGGTGCTACGATAACGAAAATAGTCTATGACCCCCTTTCAGGTCGGATATGGATAGGTACAAATAATGGATTAGTATTATCAAGTCACGAACAAAATAAACCTAAAAAGGTATTTCGAAGTCGCCGTTGGTTATTGGATAACCACGTATCTG encodes:
- the ald gene encoding alanine dehydrogenase; this encodes MIIGIPKEIKPGEKRVGIVPSGVSAFVAHGHKVLVEKGAGLGSGIPDDNYRKAGAKIISSAKQIWEQADMIIKVKEPLDNEIKLCRPGQILYTYLHLASNEVLTRGLLEQQIVGVAYETIQLDDGSLPLLTPMSEVAGRLSVQVGARCLEATYGGMGVLLGGVSGVKPAKVVILGAGVAGSNACTIAVGMGAHVTIIDINPARLRYIQDIMQGRVTTLMSNRANIAEEVSQADLLIGSVLVPGAKAPRLVTKDMIKNMKPNSAIVDIAIDQGGCIETSKPTTHDNPTYRVNDVIHYCVTNMPGAVPRTSTYALTNVTLGYGLMIADFGIDKAIAKDKALRKGINLYKGKITYKAVAEAFNMDWEEIG
- a CDS encoding sugar phosphate isomerase/epimerase family protein translates to MYIAIRDSVLLEVFPNVVEGAKYLNINHIEFRLNNNFSVANLESDGEMLLETDEQILLYKEECQKQNLIVSALLTEFDLSMASFEKSVEWFKKAVHIAEALEAKVIRIDSMVQQEHLYTFGKKVELYTNVFSEVIAETDDTEIEFGLENHGREGNNPIFLWAVVKNIDSPRFGLTLDFGNFYWRGYPLSETETILKLLAPYTKHTHIKNIAYPKTAQEIYREVGWEYDTYVCPIFQGDINIESVLIELKNADYNNVLCIEDESLHHYSDPEKKKEILQKDTEFLIEIMNDIHFDN